In Deinococcus aestuarii, the genomic window CGCAGCGTCTGGTCGCCCTCGCGTTCGAGGGTGGTGAGGATCGCGCACTGGGTCGCGGATTGCACGTCGCAGCAGGCGAAGTTGCGCTGCTGCAACTCCCCAAACAGCCGCGTCACCGTGCGGAGCAGCGCCCCGGTCTGACCTACCTCCCCCACTTTGTTGTCTTTGGCAACAGTCATGGGGTGACTGTACGCCTGTCCCCGATAGTTGTCAAAAACAACAGTTGAGAGACACAACAAGCGCCGCTCTCAGAGAGGTTCTTGTTCGGGCACGACCTCCTGAGCGAGACGGGGCTCGGGTTGGGCGGGTTCGGCGGGGCTCAGCAGGGCGTTGACGGCTACCGCCAGCGCGGCGCCGAGCAGGGAGCCACCCAGTACAGCCAGTGGGCCGTCCAGAGGCCGCTCGCCAGGGCAGGGCCGAAACTGCGGGCCGGATTCATGCTTGCCCCGGTGATCGGGCCGCCCATCGCGGCTTTCAGGGCGACGACCCCGCCCACCACCCCGGGCCGCCCGGAGCGTAGGGCGACCAGCAGGAAGAAGGTCAGCACCGTTTCGAGGGTGAACGCCTGGCCCACGCTTCCGGCCGGAAGCGTGACCCCGAGGTTGCCTTCCCTGCCGAACAGCGCCAGCAGGAACGCCGCCGCGACAGCGCCGAGCAGTTGGGCCGCGACGTAGGGCAACGCCCTGCCGGGTGGAAAACGGCCCGCCAGGGTCAGCGCGAGGGTGGCCGCCGGGTTGATGTGCGCCCCGCTGATCGGGGCGAGCGCCGCGATCACCGCCGCGACGGTCAGCCCGAACACGGCGGCCACGCCCAGGTGCCCGAGCGCGCCCGTCTGCGCCTGTACCACCGCCGCACCCGGCCCGAAGAACACCAGCGCGAAGGTGCCCACTGCCTCGGCCACGAGGGCATGCGGAAGGGGCGTCGTCACGTCAGGCGACGGGGACGGCAGGGCTGTCCTCGTAGCTGGCGGGCACAGGCTGTCCT contains:
- a CDS encoding MIP/aquaporin family protein, encoding MTTPLPHALVAEAVGTFALVFFGPGAAVVQAQTGALGHLGVAAVFGLTVAAVIAALAPISGAHINPAATLALTLAGRFPPGRALPYVAAQLLGAVAAAFLLALFGREGNLGVTLPAGSVGQAFTLETVLTFFLLVALRSGRPGVVGGVVALKAAMGGPITGASMNPARSFGPALASGLWTAHWLYWVAPCSAPRWR